DNA sequence from the Coccidioides posadasii str. Silveira chromosome 5, complete sequence genome:
CAAAAGTTGTATTCCTGACTTGCAAATACAGTGAGTGAGTGGCGCTTCCCTACTTTCCTGCTAGAGGGTGTCATGGAAATTCCTACCAGAGGATTCCCTGCGTCTTTCCCAGTATGAATCTCCTTTTGATTCGAATGGGCCTAACCTCTGACTTCTTTAGTTCATTGTTGCTCTTTTATGATTCTGGGAGCTGGTTCTCTTAGAAAGCAAGCGGCGCTAGAACTACCTACCAGCCagcaaagccaacaactCCTCTGCAAAGATATACCCTTCTTGCCATGTCGAACTCACATCTCGGCGGCGACGTTTCCGAGGATTCGTTTGAACCGGTGTCACCAATTGATATCGTCCAGCCAAAGCGGAAGTCCGTCGGTTTCGGTCCCGCAAAGACTATAGACATCCAAGACACGCATTCGTCTCGGGGAACCCCAAGCCCGCCAAGTTTAAACTCTCCGCGCACACCTAGGTTTACTGAAGCTACTTCTGTGGATTCTCCCGTCGGGTCATCATCTCGATCACCATTTGCGGACCCACCAACTGGGGGGGAATCAAGCTCCGAGCCCAACGTCTCTGACCTGGGGTTTGGTTACGTCGCTGACAACAGGCCTTCCAACCATGCTTCCGGCCCTGGTGCAGGCCTCAGGTCCAATCCTCCAAATTCTCCTCTAAAAAGCGCTCTAAAGACCCCGGGAACACCGGGTCGTCTCGTAAATCCGCTTAGTCCCACTTTCAAGGAGGAACAGATTTTAGAGTACCATGAAAAGGAAACGGAAGAGGAGAATGCCAAAGATATTGTACGTTGTCACCCTTCTGACCCCTGGACGCATAACTATACAGCCTTCTTGGAACCCGGTTGCTAATTAACCGACCAGAAAGTAAAAACCCGGGTCAGAATAGCAAAATTCCTGCTTCGTGGTGTCAACTTTTCGTGCAGCTTGATTATTCTAGCATTGCTAGCCCACAGCTTCGTCATCTTCAACTCCACAAGGAATCTTGCGTCCAGGAACAGCTTTACGCCCTGGGCCCCGAATACGAACCCTTGGCCTCAGATTGTCATCCTCGTTATCGCGTctatttctctcttcttaTGTGTAGGAGTTTTTATAGCCTACTGTCGCGGTGGCCATCGTCGAGCTGAAAAGATAGGCGTATATTATACTGTATTTGGAGCCTGCTTTTTCGCCTTTACCATCGTTATGTGGGTTGTAGCCGCAGCCATCCTGCAGAATAGCAAGCAAAGCGGCAATGACAAGGATTTGTGGGGTTGGGCCTGTAAAGAGAATCTTCGAAGTGAACTTTATTCGGATATCGTTGACTATGCACTTGTGTGTCGCCTACAGGTATGTTGCACATTCGTTTAATCGAGATTTGGCTACTTTCAAAACTGACACCAAACTAGGATTGGGTACTGGTATGCATTGTCATTGAAGTTGTCGTTGACACGATTACCGTTGCGATTTATGCGGTTGTCTTCTATCGTTTCTGGACCAAACATAAGCTACGAAAGTCTATGTATGCGCGAGACAAGGCTCGGTCTGACCTCTACCTTGCAAATCTTCGCTCTCAGACAGCTCCAAACACACCGGGCTATCCTCTCAGTCCTGGCTCAATGCACTTCCCCAAAGCCACAATCGACGCTTACTCTGCGGCGGAAAACGGAGAGCAATGTAAACCTCAGTTCGCAACCCAATTCACGCCTACTTCAAATCAACCGTTCCAGCTCCAACCTCCTCCAATCCGTGTGCAGGCGCCTACGCGTGAGAGTTCCCCAACTGATGGCGAACCCCCGACGTCCCCCGGACTCGTCCAGATCGTGAATGAGCATGTGGGCCCCGCACCGGGAGAAAAACAATATGGTTCTGTACCAATTCCGGAATCATATTCGAGCCCCATTAACAGTCCAACTTTCATGCCCCAGTCCTCAACGCAGCAGATCCAAAGAGGCCAAGAAAATGACGAACACAAACCAGGGACTGCCATGACGGCAGAACACGCTGTACAGTCTCGAAGCCAATAGTTATGTTCATTGATTAAGATACCAGAACCCCGCTTGCATGATATCCCCATTGATTCCTTGATTGCGTCGAGCAAAGACAAACATTCGTTTCCGATTGGACGATTGGAAGCTTTTCGGCACATCTGTGACACTGACCTACTTTTCCCTAATTTTACTTTTGGCTAGGCTTCTCCCCCCCAGTTATATACCAATTCTATCTATTGTACTTAATTTCTTACAATTTCTTTCATATTTTGTGGCTCATAGTTGTTGATGTATGTTAATGATATGCGAAATGCCAGAAGACAAAGTCTTAAAACCAGTAAAGCTTGTAATATTGTAATGGCAATGCAGTAGGTTTGGCTAGCCTTTCACAATTGAATCTGATTTTTGTTTACGCTCTTACATGTTACGGATATGCACCATTGCCTTTTAAAGGAGTTACAGACCACACCACAGCCCAACAGCTTAGGAGATAGAAGTATCCATTGATTGACAAGTTATATACCTTGAACCAAAAACCAGTATATTATTACCTGGCAGAGTGACATATGCAACACCATCCTCAATGGACACTCCGAACAACCAAAGTTTACAAGAAGAAACGGCCGTGAGCCATCCCAACCCACCCTACACCTCCACCGAACCGATGAAcataaaaaaagaaaagtggGCGCGCCTCTCCATAACAGGGTAAACGCACCCATGCTATCTTCCGGGCGGTATTATACCTCGCCCTCAATCACCGCACCTGCGTCTTTGCTGACAAAAATCTCTTCCAACCTCCCGTCCCAATTTCCTTCAAATCCACCTTTATTTTCAAGAACCAATCCTTTTTCATTCGCCAAATGGAGCAAGCAGATGAAGCAATATGACGTACTGATATCACGCATAGCTTGCTCAGGATAAGATCCTTTTAAGCCATTCATAATATCTGTAAAACGTAGGTTTTCGTTTAGCTCACTTGTTGCTTGGGAACTAGATTGATCCGGGGATCTAGGATTGAGATTAGCAGCTGGAGTACTTGGCTCCGGTATGGGTTTCGAAGGAGCTGCTGTGACCGCAGCTGAAGGAGAAGCTGAACTAAATGACGAGGATGCAATCAACCGATTCCCCATGCCTTTCCACATCACTTCTTTCAACCGCCGTACATCGACTTTCTTCGCCACGCGAGCATAAGCAACATAGTCCGGACGGACACGCCGACCGCCTTGTGTCACTAGCTGGGAGCCAAATCCTCCACCTAAGACGGTACCAGGAGTAGTCACGCTGTTGAGCAGGGCACTTATGCCCGAAAGTCCTCCGGTCCCACCTACAGAGGCCCCTTGGGGAGCGTTTGGATCCATAGGAGGTGAGAACGCTTCCCTGGCATCCGCAAACGGTAGATTGTCATCGTCGTCTTCCCCTCCCATAGGTAATCCGTGAGGGAAGGCTAGTCCGTCATCATCGGCAAAGAAATCAGCATCGTATGTGCCGGTAGGGCCGGCACAGTCGTCCGTGTTGGCTTGATCCATTCCCGGCTTTTGCGTTGCCCAGAATGCCTCGTCAATTTCACCGTTGTTTGGCGAGGAGAAGCCATTTTGGGGGCGGTTATTATTTTGCCGGGACCTATTTCTCGCATGGAAACCCATTCTTGCCTTTGGCTTCAAGAACAATCGTAGCAAATTTCGAGAGTTGAAATGCTTGTCGTCCGGTAAAAGATTCCGCCCTTTGGTTTTCCACTGCGACTTTGGTAAGGAGATGACAGAATTGGAACTTGTTTGAGTGTAGATCATTTCTGCAACAGCAGGATCGAGAGGCAACGAAAAATTGATTTCAAACggctccttttctttccgtTGCCGTGGAGCCGAATTTGAATTTGACGCCGCTGTCTCCTTTATTCTTCGAATCTTCCAGTGTTCCGGACCGGCCCAATCCTTTCGCAAAGCGTTGTCAAAATAGCTTAGAATATTTTCATGATCTCGATTCGCAGGCTGATGCGATAGCGAAATTTTATAGGGATCGTCTTCTGTAGAATCCAGAACGCCACCTAACGTATCATTATTATCCCCATCACCGGCATCCACACGGTGAACCTGTAGCATCGGTTCGAGTGCAGCTTCCCTTGCCCAAGCTTCACCACCCTCGCCAAATCCAGCGTCTTCACCAATATCAAAGCCCGAAACGGTcccatcgtcatcgtcaaaCCCAATGGCAATGTCATCA
Encoded proteins:
- a CDS encoding uncharacterized protein (BUSCO:204341at4751~EggNog:ENOG410PFHS~COG:L~BUSCO:2499at33183) yields the protein MPRVVNPPTKSQHGRRGSSRHDTTPHKSTTMKYVKIPLNDDAGEKVARLQSRQALHDMQMNQIKAAVKTPMPPRRMNYEGASASPRTPRASMRGRESDVDALGRAVTPMKRVPILANFEEWMKMATDNKINATNSWNFALIDYFHDMSLLKEGDGVNFQKASCTLDGCVKIYTSRVDSVATETGKLLSGLAESNNTNKRRHQNEEAIDEDGEEEEEETGEDGVRRKTRKKVARSHEATLAPSFASIQLKKFELEFAVDPLFKKASADFDEGGAKGLLLNHLSIDSRGRIVFDSSDDVDDAAAAGEDREQTTEPEGSKSPTPRPQTANSMDEIVEIDLGPLANKFFPDLDILAEQDICPSLKNLDFGDESATLDIPFLRAPEDWRQDNPQPEQGLREASGIMLDDDIAIGFDDDDGTVSGFDIGEDAGFGEGGEAWAREAALEPMLQVHRVDAGDGDNNDTLGGVLDSTEDDPYKISLSHQPANRDHENILSYFDNALRKDWAGPEHWKIRRIKETAASNSNSAPRQRKEKEPFEINFSLPLDPAVAEMIYTQTSSNSVISLPKSQWKTKGRNLLPDDKHFNSRNLLRLFLKPKARMGFHARNRSRQNNNRPQNGFSSPNNGEIDEAFWATQKPGMDQANTDDCAGPTGTYDADFFADDDGLAFPHGLPMGGEDDDDNLPFADAREAFSPPMDPNAPQGASVGGTGGLSGISALLNSVTTPGTVLGGGFGSQLVTQGGRRVRPDYVAYARVAKKVDVRRLKEVMWKGMGNRLIASSSFSSASPSAAVTAAPSKPIPEPSTPAANLNPRSPDQSSSQATSELNENLRFTDIMNGLKGSYPEQAMRDISTSYCFICLLHLANEKGLVLENKGGFEGNWDGRLEEIFVSKDAGAVIEGEV
- a CDS encoding uncharacterized protein (EggNog:ENOG410PIM8~COG:S~TransMembrane:4 (i183-209o229-253i265-289o330-357i)~BUSCO:5819at33183); its protein translation is MSNSHLGGDVSEDSFEPVSPIDIVQPKRKSVGFGPAKTIDIQDTHSSRGTPSPPSLNSPRTPRFTEATSVDSPVGSSSRSPFADPPTGGESSSEPNVSDLGFGYVADNRPSNHASGPGAGLRSNPPNSPLKSALKTPGTPGRLVNPLSPTFKEEQILEYHEKETEEENAKDIKVKTRVRIAKFLLRGVNFSCSLIILALLAHSFVIFNSTRNLASRNSFTPWAPNTNPWPQIVILVIASISLFLCVGVFIAYCRGGHRRAEKIGVYYTVFGACFFAFTIVMWVVAAAILQNSKQSGNDKDLWGWACKENLRSELYSDIVDYALVCRLQDWVLVCIVIEVVVDTITVAIYAVVFYRFWTKHKLRKSMYARDKARSDLYLANLRSQTAPNTPGYPLSPGSMHFPKATIDAYSAAENGEQCKPQFATQFTPTSNQPFQLQPPPIRVQAPTRESSPTDGEPPTSPGLVQIVNEHVGPAPGEKQYGSVPIPESYSSPINSPTFMPQSSTQQIQRGQENDEHKPGTAMTAEHAVQSRSQ